A stretch of the Polaribacter pacificus genome encodes the following:
- a CDS encoding S66 peptidase family protein codes for MNLKAQTYLVRLFFLSLISFASAQEMPNSLRVKSNQLVKAPYLKKGDTIAIVAPAGILMNREASIEKAKRLVESWGLHVVLGEHLYVQGSHFAGSDEERAADFQKALDNKNIKAIWSARGGYGSVRILDLLDFSTFKKHPKWIVGYSDITAIHSHVHNLGFETLHAMMATSLEEDPKETKKTIASFKSALFGESLSYQVSPNDLNRKGSAEGQLVGGNLTMLLTMLGSKSEIDTRGKILFIEEIGEYKYHIDRMLQSLKRAGYFENCKGLIIGDMTKIKKNTTPWGESIESLILEVVAEYDFPVLFDFPAGHEADNQAIILGRTIEMDVTEQHATVLFMQN; via the coding sequence ATGAATTTAAAAGCCCAAACCTACTTAGTCAGACTCTTTTTTTTAAGCTTGATAAGCTTTGCTTCTGCTCAAGAAATGCCAAACTCACTTAGAGTTAAAAGCAATCAACTAGTTAAGGCACCTTATCTTAAAAAGGGAGATACGATTGCTATTGTAGCCCCGGCAGGTATTTTAATGAACCGAGAGGCTTCCATAGAAAAAGCAAAGCGATTGGTAGAAAGTTGGGGATTGCATGTGGTTTTGGGTGAGCATTTGTATGTCCAAGGATCTCATTTTGCAGGTTCTGATGAAGAACGAGCAGCTGATTTTCAAAAGGCCTTGGACAATAAAAATATCAAAGCAATTTGGAGTGCACGTGGAGGATATGGATCTGTTCGGATTTTAGACTTATTAGATTTTAGTACTTTTAAAAAGCATCCCAAATGGATTGTTGGTTATTCAGATATTACTGCAATTCACAGTCATGTACACAACCTAGGTTTTGAAACATTACACGCTATGATGGCAACCAGTTTAGAAGAAGATCCGAAAGAAACTAAAAAGACCATTGCTAGCTTTAAGTCTGCGCTATTTGGAGAATCTTTGAGCTATCAAGTTAGTCCAAATGATCTGAATAGAAAAGGTTCTGCAGAAGGTCAATTGGTTGGCGGAAACTTAACCATGTTGTTAACCATGTTGGGTTCAAAAAGTGAAATAGATACCCGTGGAAAAATCTTATTTATTGAAGAAATTGGCGAGTATAAATATCATATAGATCGTATGCTGCAAAGTTTAAAGCGGGCAGGGTATTTTGAAAATTGCAAAGGACTTATTATTGGTGATATGACCAAAATTAAGAAAAATACTACGCCTTGGGGAGAATCTATAGAATCACTCATTTTAGAAGTGGTTGCAGAATATGATTTCCCTGTTTTGTTTGATTTTCCTGCAGGTCACGAGGCAGACAACCAGGCGATTATACTTGGTAGAACTATAGAAATGGATGTTACAGAGCAACACGCAACAGTTTTATTTATGCAGAACTAA
- a CDS encoding YraN family protein, producing the protein MAKHYELGKKGEQLAVEFLLKKKYTILETNYRFLKAEVDIIAQKEDTIVAVEVKTRSSEAFGNPQDFVNKKKIQLLVLAMDHYVQDKDLDVEVRFDIIAIINQKSTFTIDHIEDAFLYF; encoded by the coding sequence ATGGCAAAGCACTACGAACTTGGTAAAAAAGGAGAGCAGTTAGCTGTTGAATTCTTGTTAAAAAAGAAGTATACCATCCTAGAGACAAATTATCGTTTTTTAAAAGCTGAGGTTGATATTATTGCCCAAAAAGAAGATACTATTGTCGCGGTAGAAGTAAAGACTCGGTCCTCAGAAGCTTTTGGGAATCCACAGGATTTTGTCAATAAAAAAAAGATTCAACTCTTAGTTTTGGCTATGGATCATTATGTGCAAGACAAAGATTTAGATGTTGAAGTTCGCTTTGATATCATTGCTATTATTAACCAAAAAAGCACCTTTACTATAGATCATATAGAAGATGCTTTTTTGTATTTCTAA
- a CDS encoding tetratricopeptide repeat protein, translating into MNRIKNIFTVVFFVLFSATSFAQQDSIALQREARSLLRNGNELYQQEKYTDASVLYKKALEKSATYKKASYNLGNALYLQKDYKEAVPQFELSAKAAKDKFSKAESFHNLGNSMMEQKQYQQAIDAYKNALRNNPNDDETRYNLAVAKKKLKEQKDKENKDNKDDKKDNKDKKDNKDKNDDKGDQKDDKKGDQKDEDKNKDDKKDDQNGDQKDNKDPKQNENKDNKKKEQPKKGKMTPEQIKQLLESLNNEEKKTQKKMNVEKAKGTKTNKEKDW; encoded by the coding sequence ATGAATAGAATTAAAAACATCTTTACCGTAGTATTCTTCGTGCTGTTCTCTGCTACGAGCTTTGCTCAGCAAGATAGCATTGCACTTCAAAGAGAGGCCAGAAGCTTGTTGAGAAATGGAAATGAACTCTATCAGCAAGAAAAGTATACTGATGCCAGTGTCCTATACAAAAAGGCCTTAGAAAAAAGCGCCACCTATAAAAAGGCTAGTTATAATTTAGGCAATGCCTTGTATTTGCAAAAGGATTATAAAGAAGCAGTTCCTCAATTTGAATTGTCTGCAAAAGCGGCAAAAGACAAGTTCTCAAAAGCAGAATCTTTTCATAACCTTGGGAATTCTATGATGGAGCAAAAGCAATATCAACAAGCGATAGACGCTTATAAGAATGCCTTGAGAAACAATCCAAATGATGATGAGACTCGTTACAATTTGGCCGTTGCAAAAAAGAAATTAAAAGAGCAAAAGGACAAAGAGAACAAGGACAATAAAGACGACAAAAAGGATAACAAAGACAAGAAAGACAACAAAGATAAGAACGACGATAAAGGAGATCAAAAGGACGATAAAAAAGGAGACCAGAAAGACGAGGATAAAAACAAGGACGACAAAAAAGATGATCAAAATGGTGATCAGAAAGACAACAAAGACCCTAAACAAAACGAAAATAAAGACAATAAGAAAAAAGAGCAGCCTAAAAAAGGCAAAATGACTCCTGAGCAGATCAAACAATTGTTAGAGAGTTTGAACAACGAAGAAAAAAAGACTCAGAAAAAAATGAACGTAGAGAAAGCAAAAGGAACAAAAACCAATAAAGAAAAAGATTGGTAA
- a CDS encoding CvpA family protein, whose translation MNVFDIVITIVLVFGFVRGLIKGFFVEIASLIALIGGVYGAIHFSDYAASYLKESVSWSEKQISLAAFALTFIVIIVLVSLAGKLLTKLADFAALGIINKILGGVFGFLKYALILSVFFIFFQKMNKTISFVKQETLDESLLYGPIKSIVPAIIPSIDLENQPLKTEGLDKLLEEI comes from the coding sequence ATGAATGTTTTTGATATTGTTATTACGATTGTATTGGTTTTTGGTTTTGTTAGAGGTTTGATAAAAGGTTTTTTTGTGGAAATCGCTTCACTAATTGCTTTGATAGGTGGGGTTTATGGTGCCATTCATTTTTCGGATTATGCAGCTTCGTATCTTAAAGAAAGTGTGTCTTGGTCAGAAAAACAGATTTCTTTGGCAGCTTTTGCACTTACCTTTATCGTTATCATAGTTTTAGTGAGCCTAGCTGGGAAACTGCTAACTAAATTAGCAGATTTTGCAGCATTAGGGATAATTAATAAAATATTAGGAGGTGTCTTTGGCTTTTTAAAATATGCGTTGATACTAAGTGTATTTTTTATCTTCTTTCAAAAAATGAACAAAACAATAAGTTTTGTCAAACAAGAAACACTCGATGAATCTTTATTATATGGGCCGATAAAAAGCATAGTCCCAGCAATTATTCCAAGCATCGACTTGGAAAACCAGCCACTTAAAACAGAGGGTCTGGACAAGCTTCTAGAAGAGATATAA
- a CDS encoding SulP family inorganic anion transporter produces MKSIFSNIKGDIFGGITAGIVALPLALAFGVSSGLGPSAGLYGAIFLSFFAALFGGTSTQISGPTAPMTAVSVVVIAGIVAANDGDVTKALPYILFVFFLAGLLQVILGLAGLGKYIKYIPYPVVSGFMTAIGVIIIITQILPTVGYYPKEDVAFVNEFKPQAEEIILQNILKDEAGEGILVLEDFKETINRAGTITEDQILKESQTLAASNTSGVIGAVKSLPRAIGNINWLELILALSTIFIIYGFKRITTAVPSTLVALLAVSGVAYFGGLDYRSIEQIPSGLPIPHFEMFTQFSLGGISPYIFTALSLALLGAIDSLLTSVVADNMTKTKHNPNKELIGQGIGNSISSIFGGIPGAGATIRTVVNINAGGKTKLSGMVAALLLLLILLALGPVASQIPAAVLAGILITVGIGVMDYKGLKAVVKMPSGEVVIMFIVLILSTFWNLVNAVGIGLVMACLLFMKKMGDVSEKRSDVKSLKKEKSWEDEADFPEDLKEKVYIKHIKGPLFFGSTSNFQSLTKQIPSSAEYVIIRMGRSPYMDQSGLYALEDAAMELVQNGKKVLLVNVLTQPKYMLERIDLVPDLIPKEHIFKTFKDCTSWIKEQTKN; encoded by the coding sequence ATGAAATCTATTTTTTCAAATATTAAAGGGGATATTTTTGGTGGTATTACTGCTGGTATTGTAGCCCTTCCACTAGCTTTAGCTTTCGGTGTTAGTTCTGGATTAGGACCTAGTGCTGGATTGTATGGGGCCATCTTTTTAAGTTTTTTCGCCGCATTATTTGGCGGTACTAGCACCCAAATTTCTGGACCAACTGCCCCAATGACTGCCGTTAGTGTTGTGGTTATTGCAGGAATCGTGGCTGCCAACGATGGAGATGTTACAAAAGCACTTCCTTACATTTTATTTGTATTTTTCTTGGCAGGTTTACTTCAAGTAATACTAGGATTAGCTGGTTTAGGAAAGTACATTAAATACATACCCTATCCGGTCGTCTCTGGTTTTATGACAGCAATTGGAGTAATTATTATCATTACACAAATTTTACCAACTGTTGGATATTACCCAAAAGAGGATGTTGCTTTTGTAAATGAATTTAAACCTCAAGCAGAAGAAATCATCTTACAAAATATTCTTAAAGATGAAGCAGGAGAAGGTATTTTGGTTTTAGAAGATTTTAAAGAAACCATCAACAGAGCAGGAACAATTACAGAGGATCAAATATTAAAAGAGTCTCAAACTCTTGCTGCTAGTAATACTTCTGGTGTAATCGGCGCAGTGAAATCACTTCCAAGAGCTATTGGAAATATTAACTGGTTAGAGCTTATTTTAGCTCTTTCGACTATTTTTATTATCTATGGTTTTAAACGAATAACAACTGCCGTCCCAAGTACTTTGGTGGCCTTGCTCGCAGTTAGTGGAGTGGCCTATTTTGGAGGCTTGGATTACCGTTCTATAGAACAAATTCCATCGGGTTTACCGATACCACATTTTGAAATGTTTACACAATTTAGTCTTGGCGGAATTTCACCTTATATTTTTACCGCACTATCATTAGCGCTACTTGGAGCCATTGACTCATTACTAACTTCGGTCGTTGCAGACAATATGACCAAGACAAAACACAATCCAAATAAAGAATTAATAGGTCAAGGAATTGGAAATAGTATTTCATCAATTTTTGGTGGTATCCCTGGTGCAGGTGCAACAATTAGAACCGTTGTAAACATCAATGCTGGAGGAAAAACAAAACTTTCTGGTATGGTTGCCGCACTATTATTACTATTAATTTTATTAGCATTAGGCCCGGTAGCTTCACAGATTCCTGCAGCAGTATTAGCTGGTATTTTAATTACTGTAGGTATTGGTGTAATGGACTATAAAGGACTAAAGGCTGTTGTAAAAATGCCTTCTGGTGAAGTCGTTATTATGTTTATCGTATTAATCTTATCTACGTTCTGGAATTTAGTGAACGCAGTAGGAATTGGTTTGGTAATGGCTTGTTTGTTATTCATGAAAAAAATGGGTGATGTCTCAGAAAAAAGATCAGATGTAAAATCACTTAAAAAAGAAAAAAGCTGGGAAGATGAAGCTGATTTTCCAGAAGATTTAAAAGAAAAAGTATACATCAAACACATTAAAGGTCCTTTGTTCTTTGGATCTACTAGTAATTTCCAGAGTTTAACCAAACAAATTCCAAGTTCTGCAGAATATGTAATCATTCGTATGGGAAGATCTCCGTACATGGACCAATCAGGTTTGTATGCGCTAGAAGATGCTGCTATGGAGTTGGTTCAAAATGGCAAAAAAGTATTATTAGTAAATGTGTTAACCCAACCTAAATATATGTTAGAACGTATAGATCTTGTTCCTGATTTGATTCCTAAGGAACATATCTTTAAAACATTTAAAGACTGTACAAGTTGGATTAAAGAACAAACAAAAAACTAA
- a CDS encoding carbonic anhydrase family protein produces the protein MLHRDKAVTKEQQDKLTPLRVLQDFIEGNARFIRDEVHSINHKALITQTTEGQHPKAIVLSCIDSRVPVELIFDQTIGDIFVARVAGNFENTDILGSMEYSCKVAGSKLIFVLGHESCGAIRAACDHVELGNITSMLANIQPAVKMSEGQVNGKKNSSNEEFVNKTIENNVMLTIDRIRDKSPILKEMEQNQEIKIVGGVYQLSTGKVYLI, from the coding sequence ATGTTACATAGAGATAAAGCAGTTACAAAAGAGCAGCAGGACAAATTGACCCCACTGCGCGTTTTACAAGATTTTATTGAAGGGAATGCACGATTCATTAGAGATGAGGTGCATTCTATCAACCACAAAGCCTTGATAACACAAACTACTGAAGGACAGCATCCAAAAGCAATTGTACTCTCTTGTATCGATTCAAGAGTTCCTGTCGAATTAATCTTTGACCAGACTATTGGAGATATTTTTGTAGCAAGAGTAGCAGGTAATTTTGAGAATACAGATATCTTAGGAAGTATGGAGTATTCTTGTAAGGTTGCTGGTAGTAAATTGATATTTGTATTGGGACACGAAAGTTGTGGAGCCATAAGAGCTGCCTGCGACCATGTAGAATTAGGGAATATTACCTCTATGCTAGCCAATATTCAGCCCGCTGTTAAAATGTCTGAAGGTCAAGTAAACGGCAAGAAAAATTCTTCGAATGAAGAATTTGTAAACAAGACCATAGAGAACAACGTAATGTTAACTATCGACAGAATTAGAGACAAAAGCCCAATTTTAAAAGAAATGGAACAAAACCAAGAAATTAAAATTGTAGGTGGCGTCTATCAGCTGAGTACAGGAAAAGTATACTTAATCTAA
- a CDS encoding SH3 domain-containing protein, giving the protein MKKSIYIVFILVAQTMFAQTSSALFDQANGLYKEGQYKKAIELYTQIEGKDSISSDLYYNLGNCYYKLNSVANTIYYYEKALLINPLNTDATNNLTFAKRMVIDNIEELPQTFLQRLETNYIKKLSFDQWARISVIFSVLTAVLFLLFYISKISNKKRIYFITSIIAFLGLLASLSVSYHQYDKHKTTKTAIIFAAKVSVKNAPTSNSDEIFELHEGTKVQILDAVDDWNKILLADGKIGWMSSSELKLLTQN; this is encoded by the coding sequence ATGAAAAAAAGTATATACATCGTATTTATACTCGTTGCACAAACAATGTTTGCGCAAACTAGTAGCGCTTTGTTTGATCAAGCAAATGGTTTATACAAAGAAGGACAATATAAAAAAGCAATAGAGCTTTATACACAGATAGAAGGAAAAGACAGCATATCATCCGACCTGTATTACAATTTAGGAAATTGTTACTACAAGCTAAACAGTGTTGCCAATACCATCTATTATTATGAGAAAGCCTTATTGATCAATCCTCTAAATACAGATGCTACTAATAATTTGACATTTGCAAAAAGAATGGTCATAGACAACATAGAAGAGCTGCCTCAGACCTTTTTACAGAGATTAGAAACCAACTACATCAAAAAGTTATCCTTTGATCAATGGGCTCGTATTTCAGTAATCTTCTCGGTTCTAACCGCAGTCCTTTTTTTACTCTTTTATATTTCAAAAATCTCAAACAAAAAAAGGATTTACTTTATTACAAGTATTATTGCATTTCTAGGCTTGTTAGCTTCTTTAAGTGTTAGTTATCACCAATACGACAAGCATAAAACAACTAAAACAGCAATTATCTTTGCTGCAAAAGTGTCTGTGAAAAATGCTCCAACCTCAAATTCAGATGAAATTTTTGAATTACATGAAGGAACCAAAGTTCAGATTTTGGATGCCGTTGACGATTGGAATAAAATCCTTCTAGCCGACGGAAAAATTGGTTGGATGAGCTCTAGCGAATTAAAATTGTTAACCCAGAATTAA
- a CDS encoding SDR family oxidoreductase — MNFSNKIVWITGASSGIGKALAIKLSEENAILILSARKLPALLEVQQLCKDPEKVFPFPLDLEDYKDFPSKVAELIKKHGTVDVLINNGGISQRSLAKDTELSVDEKIMKVNYLGTIALTKALLPHFIEKQKGHFVVTSSAVGIIGTPYRSSYAASKHALHGFFDSLRAECFTDNISVTIVCPGFVKTSVSMNALTGDGSPQQSMDKATENGIDPERFATKMLKAIAQKKEEVYIAGTKEKFGIYLKRWVPKLFSVLVRKIKVT; from the coding sequence ATGAATTTTTCAAATAAAATCGTTTGGATTACTGGAGCATCTTCTGGAATCGGAAAAGCTCTAGCAATTAAATTGTCAGAAGAAAATGCAATTTTAATTCTTTCTGCGAGAAAATTGCCAGCTTTGTTAGAGGTGCAACAGTTGTGTAAGGACCCAGAGAAGGTATTTCCTTTTCCCTTAGATTTAGAAGACTATAAAGATTTTCCGAGCAAAGTTGCTGAGCTGATCAAAAAGCACGGAACTGTAGATGTTTTAATTAACAATGGAGGCATCAGCCAACGATCATTGGCAAAAGACACTGAGCTAAGTGTAGATGAAAAAATAATGAAGGTTAATTATCTTGGAACTATTGCACTTACTAAGGCCTTATTACCTCATTTTATTGAAAAACAAAAAGGTCATTTTGTGGTCACATCTAGTGCTGTAGGGATTATAGGTACCCCTTATCGATCTAGCTATGCTGCATCCAAACATGCCTTGCATGGCTTTTTTGATAGTTTAAGAGCGGAGTGTTTTACAGACAATATATCAGTGACAATCGTCTGCCCAGGGTTTGTAAAGACTTCAGTATCTATGAATGCTTTAACGGGTGATGGTAGCCCACAACAAAGCATGGATAAAGCAACAGAAAACGGAATAGATCCAGAGCGTTTTGCTACAAAAATGCTCAAGGCTATTGCTCAAAAAAAAGAGGAGGTTTATATCGCTGGAACCAAAGAGAAGTTTGGAATCTACCTAAAGCGTTGGGTTCCTAAGCTATTTTCTGTTTTGGTAAGAAAAATTAAAGTTACTTAA
- a CDS encoding BatD family protein: MKMKAFYILCFIGLFTQSLLAQATFTTAVSKNKLGVNERFRIEFTINMQGADNFSPPNFKNFKVIAGPSQSVNQAWINGKTTFSQSYIYTLQPKNIGVYTIPGATIEFGGKTLTSNTVEMNILKAVDIPKNPNDPNYIAEQNVHLVAEVSKTKPYVGEGIYVEYKLYVSQNISVDNYEVTESPKYNGFWNQDIRIDNLQVKLGKFNGEDYRYVVLKKALLIPTKSGKLIIEPMKMDVWIGVPTGRGDFFGNPITTTVRKEFTSAQRNIQVAALPIKGKPENFTGAVGDFDFVVSANKNDLKANESSEIKVTVSGKGNLKLFSLPNIETPKELEVYTPEHKENLRTTASGLQGTVSDLYTVVPQFKGKYKIPKLAFSYFNPSEKKYKTITTDDLYVNVLEGKEIVSSTNADTAKKDVVISGNNFRYIQTSTSFKPKTTSFFFDSNLFYLLLIIPLLFIPIGIIIYNKSVEKSKDLVGKKLRTADRLAKKYLSEAKKQLGNKEAFYIALERALHNYLKAKLQIETVDISRESIKEILIDKKISEETIESFIEVLDGCDFARYTPITDVMMQDEFEKAKHVISLIDKQL; this comes from the coding sequence ATGAAAATGAAAGCGTTTTACATACTGTGTTTTATTGGATTGTTTACCCAATCCTTATTAGCCCAAGCGACATTTACTACTGCGGTTAGTAAAAACAAATTGGGTGTAAACGAACGTTTTAGAATAGAATTTACCATCAATATGCAAGGTGCAGATAATTTTTCTCCACCAAATTTTAAAAATTTTAAGGTCATAGCTGGGCCAAGTCAATCTGTAAACCAAGCGTGGATTAACGGAAAAACTACCTTTTCACAATCCTATATTTACACCCTGCAACCAAAAAACATTGGCGTTTATACTATCCCTGGAGCAACCATAGAGTTTGGAGGAAAAACACTCACTTCCAATACGGTTGAGATGAACATCTTAAAAGCAGTCGATATTCCAAAAAATCCAAATGACCCTAATTATATTGCTGAGCAAAACGTACACTTGGTTGCAGAAGTTTCTAAGACCAAGCCTTATGTTGGAGAAGGTATTTATGTTGAGTATAAGCTGTATGTTAGTCAAAACATCAGTGTAGATAATTATGAGGTAACAGAAAGCCCAAAATACAATGGCTTTTGGAATCAAGACATTAGAATAGACAATTTACAGGTAAAATTAGGGAAGTTTAACGGAGAAGATTATCGTTATGTAGTCTTAAAAAAAGCGCTACTTATTCCAACAAAATCAGGAAAACTGATAATTGAACCCATGAAAATGGATGTGTGGATTGGAGTACCAACCGGCCGAGGTGATTTTTTTGGAAACCCAATTACTACAACTGTTAGAAAAGAGTTTACCTCTGCCCAAAGAAACATTCAGGTTGCTGCTTTACCCATAAAAGGAAAACCAGAAAACTTTACAGGTGCCGTTGGAGATTTTGATTTTGTAGTTTCTGCAAATAAAAATGATTTAAAAGCCAATGAATCATCAGAAATAAAAGTGACTGTATCAGGAAAAGGAAACTTAAAACTCTTTAGCTTACCTAACATAGAAACGCCAAAAGAACTAGAGGTATATACCCCTGAGCACAAGGAAAACCTAAGAACCACAGCAAGTGGGTTGCAGGGTACAGTCTCTGATTTATATACCGTTGTTCCGCAATTTAAAGGGAAATACAAAATTCCAAAACTGGCCTTCTCCTATTTTAATCCTTCAGAGAAAAAATACAAGACTATAACAACAGACGATTTGTATGTAAATGTTTTAGAAGGGAAAGAAATTGTAAGCAGCACAAATGCAGACACGGCTAAAAAAGATGTCGTAATTTCTGGAAACAACTTTAGATATATTCAAACCAGTACTAGTTTTAAACCTAAAACGACAAGCTTTTTCTTTGATTCAAATCTGTTTTATCTACTCTTAATTATCCCTTTACTTTTTATACCGATTGGCATAATCATCTATAATAAAAGTGTCGAAAAGTCAAAAGACCTGGTTGGCAAGAAACTTAGAACAGCAGATAGGCTCGCTAAAAAGTACTTATCCGAAGCTAAAAAACAACTCGGAAACAAAGAAGCGTTTTACATAGCTTTAGAAAGAGCTTTGCACAATTATTTAAAAGCAAAATTGCAAATAGAAACTGTAGATATAAGTAGAGAGAGTATCAAAGAAATTTTAATTGATAAAAAGATCAGTGAAGAAACTATTGAATCTTTTATTGAGGTTTTAGACGGTTGTGATTTTGCTCGTTATACTCCGATCACTGATGTGATGATGCAAGATGAGTTTGAAAAAGCCAAACATGTAATTTCTCTTATAGACAAACAATTATAA
- a CDS encoding thioredoxin-like domain-containing protein, protein MKKLFILFALFAITAQAQYKIEGTLNPADKFSWVILYKIEGAKQLFVKSGKIENGQFKFELPADAKVGMYRVSYKTEGAGFVDFLFNKEDIRFRFNPNSAEESIHFDSSSENILYQDYIKVVALEQYKLDSLQVAYLKGPSANTEKLYNNQLKEITALQASYVKKAKGKMVEDFIKANNRYNSTSISKDSQAYLNMVVKHFFDNIDFNNKTLYNSTFLVDRITDYVFYMNYSEDEKTQENLHKKAIKDVLGRVKDPVFKKDIVEFLVTQFINYQRVTFVDYLMSSYYDPLPKNIKDQEFLALVKEKTIVEVGRIAPDISWTENGKNYKLSTLKEASNYVLIFWSTTCSHCTREIPLLHSFMKGKKNTKIIAFGMEESSANWKSYIKGLSGWHHILGLNKWENPTARTYQIYSTPTYIVLNSNKKIIAKPQTLEQLQKIISGLE, encoded by the coding sequence ATGAAAAAATTATTCATTCTTTTTGCCCTGTTTGCAATCACAGCACAAGCTCAATATAAAATAGAAGGAACCCTAAACCCTGCCGACAAATTTAGCTGGGTAATCCTGTATAAAATTGAAGGTGCAAAACAACTGTTTGTAAAAAGTGGTAAAATTGAAAATGGTCAATTTAAATTTGAATTACCTGCCGATGCCAAAGTAGGAATGTATCGTGTTTCTTACAAAACAGAAGGCGCTGGCTTTGTCGATTTTTTATTTAACAAAGAAGACATCCGTTTTCGTTTTAACCCAAACAGTGCAGAAGAAAGCATTCATTTTGATAGCTCTTCAGAAAACATCCTATATCAAGACTATATTAAAGTTGTTGCTCTTGAACAGTACAAGTTAGACTCCTTGCAGGTAGCCTATTTAAAAGGCCCATCAGCAAACACAGAAAAACTATACAACAACCAACTAAAAGAAATTACTGCCTTACAAGCTTCTTATGTAAAGAAAGCCAAAGGAAAAATGGTTGAGGATTTTATTAAAGCCAATAATCGATACAACAGTACTAGTATTTCAAAAGATTCACAGGCTTACCTAAACATGGTTGTCAAGCACTTTTTTGACAACATCGATTTTAACAACAAGACATTATACAATTCTACTTTTTTAGTTGATAGGATTACAGATTATGTGTTCTACATGAATTATTCTGAAGATGAAAAAACACAAGAAAATCTGCATAAAAAAGCCATTAAAGATGTTCTAGGTAGAGTAAAAGATCCAGTATTTAAAAAAGATATTGTTGAGTTTTTAGTTACCCAATTTATCAATTACCAGCGAGTTACTTTTGTAGATTATTTAATGAGCAGCTATTACGATCCACTACCAAAAAACATAAAAGATCAAGAATTCTTAGCTTTAGTTAAAGAAAAAACGATTGTTGAGGTTGGTAGAATAGCTCCAGATATTAGCTGGACAGAGAATGGTAAAAACTACAAGCTTTCTACCTTAAAAGAAGCCTCAAACTATGTATTGATTTTTTGGAGCACCACTTGCTCTCATTGTACCCGTGAAATTCCTTTATTACACAGCTTTATGAAAGGTAAAAAGAATACAAAAATTATTGCTTTCGGGATGGAAGAATCAAGTGCTAATTGGAAAAGCTATATCAAAGGTTTAAGCGGATGGCACCATATCCTCGGTTTAAATAAATGGGAAAACCCAACAGCTAGAACCTATCAAATATATTCAACGCCAACCTATATCGTTTTGAACAGCAATAAAAAAATCATTGCCAAACCACAAACATTAGAGCAACTACAAAAAATAATCAGTGGTTTAGAATAG